Proteins encoded by one window of Cylindrospermum stagnale PCC 7417:
- a CDS encoding RNA-guided endonuclease InsQ/TnpB family protein: protein MQKIRLYPSKELHKVWKGWLAQYRYYYNETISLLRCFHGVERVSAEALDKMLQRLENIPDWVKSIPGHQRQEACFEAYDAFNRAKKDGGSAKFKSVKSTSQTIQFKVGNFRNGTWYCQKTKGLKFTTINQAVPDECFYGTELIYRRGKWFGCFPCVAEVLTTGSERVIALDPGNRTFLTGFDGENVLEIGKGDIGRIQRLCQHLDRLISRAAQVKACLRRKMRMAANRVRDRIQNLIKDLHNKATNLLVNSYKIIFLPTFDSSQMVLKNQRGKKRKINSKSVRQMLTLSHHRFEQHLKQAALKKGVLVVLCNESYTSKTCGNCGHIHHKLGGSKTLKCPHCGTIISRDVNGARNILLRALQATAFTVTHDSIVLSDSSELTGSYS, encoded by the coding sequence GTGCAGAAAATCAGGCTATATCCTAGCAAAGAATTGCACAAAGTTTGGAAGGGCTGGTTAGCTCAATATCGTTATTATTACAACGAAACTATTAGCTTGCTTCGCTGTTTTCATGGAGTTGAAAGGGTATCGGCTGAAGCATTAGATAAGATGTTACAGCGGTTAGAGAATATTCCCGACTGGGTGAAAAGTATCCCCGGTCATCAACGACAAGAAGCTTGCTTTGAAGCTTATGATGCCTTTAATAGAGCCAAAAAAGATGGCGGGTCAGCCAAATTTAAATCGGTCAAAAGCACAAGTCAAACAATCCAATTTAAAGTGGGTAATTTCCGAAATGGTACGTGGTATTGCCAGAAGACCAAAGGCTTGAAATTTACCACAATTAATCAAGCTGTACCGGATGAATGTTTTTATGGCACAGAGCTTATATACCGTCGTGGTAAATGGTTTGGCTGTTTTCCCTGTGTCGCAGAAGTTCTTACTACTGGCAGTGAACGAGTAATTGCCCTTGACCCAGGAAATCGCACTTTCTTAACTGGATTTGATGGCGAAAACGTCTTAGAGATTGGCAAGGGAGATATCGGACGCATACAAAGATTGTGTCAGCACCTTGACAGATTGATCAGCCGTGCCGCTCAAGTTAAAGCCTGTCTTCGCCGAAAGATGCGGATGGCGGCCAACCGTGTTAGAGACAGAATTCAGAATTTAATTAAAGATTTGCATAATAAGGCTACCAACTTGTTAGTTAATTCTTACAAGATAATCTTCCTTCCCACTTTTGATTCTAGCCAGATGGTGCTCAAAAATCAAAGGGGGAAGAAACGCAAGATTAACAGCAAGTCAGTACGTCAGATGCTAACCCTTTCTCATCACCGTTTTGAACAACATCTCAAGCAAGCGGCATTAAAAAAAGGTGTATTAGTTGTACTTTGCAATGAATCTTACACATCTAAAACTTGCGGTAACTGCGGTCATATTCACCATAAATTAGGTGGCTCAAAAACCTTGAAATGCCCACATTGCGGAACAATCATATCTCGTGATGTGAATGGCGCACGTAATATTTTGTTACGTGCTTTGCAGGCAACTGCCTTCACCGTGACGCATGATTCTATTGTGCTGTCGGATTCCTCCGAATTGACGGGAAGCTATAGTTAA
- a CDS encoding VWA domain-containing protein produces the protein MISLKVARLGKADIYYFHNCPTRYLYRDPTRQKAEAVADFLMQLRPERSAVLIFSDGGAARGGFSGERWESTVKFIDKLKQRVRHIAWLNPMSTERWDGTTAGEIARLVPMFEISRQGLDNAIAILRGGGNITQLK, from the coding sequence TTGATTAGCTTAAAAGTTGCACGTTTGGGAAAAGCTGATATTTACTATTTTCACAATTGTCCCACTCGCTATCTTTACCGTGACCCCACACGCCAAAAAGCTGAAGCTGTGGCAGATTTTCTCATGCAATTGCGTCCAGAACGTTCTGCTGTGTTGATTTTTAGTGATGGGGGAGCCGCTAGGGGGGGGTTTAGTGGGGAACGCTGGGAATCAACTGTAAAATTTATTGACAAATTGAAACAGCGTGTGCGTCATATAGCATGGCTAAATCCAATGTCAACAGAACGCTGGGATGGTACGACTGCGGGAGAAATTGCCCGTTTAGTGCCGATGTTTGAAATTAGCCGTCAGGGATTGGATAATGCGATCGCTATTTTACGCGGAGGGGGAAACATTACACAATTAAAATAG